One Bacillus spongiae DNA window includes the following coding sequences:
- a CDS encoding electron transfer flavoprotein subunit alpha/FixB family protein encodes MARKVVVLGEARDGSLRNVSFEAVAAGKTVAEGGEVVAVLIGNSVSALGMELVHYGADRVVVVEDEKLAQYTSDGYAQALMAVIDQEQPEGIVVGHTALGKDLSPRIASKLSTGLVSDATALEVTGGNLVFTRPIYSGKAFEKKIVTDGIIFATIRPNNIEPLAKDESRSGDVSSLSVEIKDLRSIIKEVVRKASEGVDLSEAKVIVAGGRGVKSEDGFNPLTELADVLGGAVGASRGACDAEYCDYSLQIGQTGKVVTPDLYIACGISGAIQHLAGMSNSKVIVAINKDPEANIFNVADYGIVGDLFEVVPMLTDEFKKLKVASS; translated from the coding sequence ATGGCGAGAAAAGTTGTAGTATTAGGAGAAGCTCGTGACGGTTCTTTACGAAATGTATCTTTTGAAGCGGTGGCAGCTGGGAAGACAGTAGCAGAAGGCGGAGAAGTAGTTGCTGTTTTAATCGGCAATTCTGTAAGCGCTTTAGGAATGGAATTAGTACACTATGGTGCAGATCGAGTTGTCGTTGTCGAAGACGAGAAATTAGCTCAGTACACATCTGATGGATATGCTCAAGCACTTATGGCTGTTATTGATCAGGAGCAGCCAGAAGGGATTGTTGTAGGTCACACTGCACTTGGAAAAGATTTATCACCTAGGATTGCTAGTAAATTAAGCACTGGTTTAGTTTCAGATGCAACTGCTCTAGAGGTTACTGGTGGAAATCTTGTATTTACTCGTCCAATTTATTCAGGAAAAGCGTTTGAAAAGAAAATCGTAACAGATGGCATTATTTTTGCAACGATTCGTCCTAATAATATTGAGCCACTTGCAAAAGACGAATCTCGTTCGGGAGATGTCTCTTCTTTATCAGTCGAGATTAAAGACTTACGTTCGATCATTAAAGAGGTTGTTCGTAAGGCAAGTGAAGGAGTAGACTTATCGGAAGCAAAAGTAATCGTAGCTGGTGGCCGTGGGGTGAAAAGTGAAGATGGCTTTAATCCGTTAACAGAGCTAGCTGATGTTCTTGGAGGAGCAGTAGGAGCGTCTCGTGGAGCATGTGATGCAGAGTACTGTGACTACTCATTACAAATTGGTCAAACTGGAAAAGTGGTAACACCTGATTTATATATCGCATGCGGTATTTCTGGTGCCATACAGCATTTAGCTGGAATGTCTAACTCAAAAGTCATTGTGGCCATCAATAAGGATCCAGAGGCAAATATTTTTAACGTAGCAGATTACGGTATAGTTGGAGACTTATTTGAAGTCGTACCTATGCTTACCGACGAGTTTAAAAAGTTAAAAGTAGCTTCGTCTTAA
- a CDS encoding enoyl-CoA hydratase yields the protein MDFLTCRIENQVAYITIQRPPANALSSGLIRELSQVLDEVEFDNRVRVLLLHGEGRFFSAGADIKEFTTVQSGKEFEQLAKKGQELFGRMENFSKPIVASIHGAALGGGLELAMGCHIRYVSHNAKLGLPELQLGLVPGFAGSQRLPRLVGRAKATEMLLTSDSISGEEAVKWGLANASFTEEEVFKKAEELCLKLTKKSPVSVKAALELLSYTNTDNFYEGVDREAVLFGEVFMSEDGKEGIQAFIEKRAPEFTGK from the coding sequence CATTATCTAGTGGACTTATCAGGGAATTATCTCAAGTTTTAGATGAAGTGGAATTTGACAATCGCGTCCGTGTGCTTTTGCTTCATGGTGAGGGAAGATTTTTCTCAGCTGGCGCGGATATTAAGGAATTTACAACGGTTCAAAGCGGAAAAGAGTTTGAACAGCTAGCTAAAAAAGGTCAGGAGCTATTCGGAAGAATGGAAAACTTCTCGAAGCCGATTGTAGCTTCTATACACGGCGCAGCATTAGGTGGAGGTTTAGAGCTTGCGATGGGATGCCACATTCGTTATGTAAGTCACAACGCAAAGCTTGGTTTACCTGAGTTGCAATTAGGGTTAGTTCCAGGATTTGCTGGTTCCCAACGGTTACCTAGATTAGTAGGAAGAGCGAAGGCGACCGAGATGCTGTTAACAAGCGACTCTATTTCTGGTGAGGAAGCAGTAAAATGGGGACTAGCGAATGCTTCCTTTACAGAAGAAGAAGTTTTTAAAAAAGCTGAGGAATTATGTTTGAAATTGACTAAGAAAAGCCCTGTTTCTGTCAAGGCTGCTCTTGAGCTACTTTCGTATACAAATACGGATAACTTCTACGAAGGTGTAGATCGTGAGGCTGTATTATTTGGTGAAGTTTTTATGTCAGAAGACGGAAAAGAAGGTATACAGGCTTTCATTGAGAAAAGAGCGCCTGAATTTACAGGAAAATAG
- a CDS encoding electron transfer flavoprotein subunit beta/FixA family protein, translating to MNIYVLLKRTFDTEEKIALSNGMINEDGAEFIINPYDEYAVEEAITVRDEHGGDVTVVSVGSEEAEKQLRTALAMGADKAVLINIEDDIENGDQFTTSTILSQYLKEQEVDLIIAGNVAIDGGSGQVGPRVAEQLNIPYITTITELNIDGDNVTVTRDVEGDSEVIETTLPLLVTAQQGLNEPRYPSLPGIMKAKKKPLDELEIDDLDLDEDDVEAKTKTIEIFLPPKKEAGKVLEGEISNQVQELVKLLHTEAKVI from the coding sequence ATGAACATCTACGTATTATTAAAAAGAACTTTTGATACAGAAGAAAAGATTGCCCTATCAAACGGAATGATTAATGAAGATGGAGCTGAATTCATCATTAATCCATACGATGAATATGCAGTAGAAGAAGCGATTACAGTTAGAGACGAACATGGTGGAGATGTGACTGTAGTATCAGTTGGGTCAGAAGAAGCAGAAAAACAACTTCGAACAGCGTTAGCAATGGGTGCTGATAAAGCGGTATTAATTAATATTGAAGATGATATTGAAAATGGAGACCAGTTTACAACGTCGACCATCCTTTCTCAATACTTAAAAGAACAAGAAGTAGATCTTATTATCGCAGGAAACGTTGCGATTGACGGCGGATCAGGTCAAGTTGGGCCACGTGTTGCAGAACAATTAAACATTCCTTACATCACAACGATTACTGAATTAAACATTGACGGTGATAATGTGACCGTTACGCGTGATGTCGAGGGAGATTCTGAAGTAATTGAAACTACATTACCATTATTGGTAACGGCTCAACAAGGTTTGAATGAGCCACGCTACCCATCTCTTCCAGGAATTATGAAGGCAAAGAAAAAGCCGCTTGATGAACTGGAAATTGACGACTTAGATCTTGATGAAGATGATGTAGAAGCAAAAACAAAAACGATTGAAATTTTTCTACCACCTAAAAAGGAAGCTGGAAAAGTGTTAGAGGGAGAAATTAGCAACCAAGTACAGGAGTTAGTGAAGCTTCTTCATACAGAAGCGAAGGTAATTTAA
- a CDS encoding sugar ABC transporter permease yields the protein MSLSKEKNMKNKKRKRIRKGSLNDQTKIGYLFILPMLIYFAVFLLLPIVLSFVLSFTEWNMRSTPIFVGLDNYKNLLFDSVKYPNFWPSLWVTLKYIVFSLPIGILLALILASALNANVKGEGFFKTAYYIPNVTSFVAVAALWVFLLDPLIGLVNQLLGISHSWLGSVTTALPALAVMGIWTGLGYNILILISSMKGIPDSVYEAAKMDGANPIQRFFYITLPMIQPTIFFLIITGLIASFQVFDPMFLMTKGGPDGSTLSYMLSLYNHAFRYFEMGTASAMSYILLVIILIVTWINFKFVPEKMDE from the coding sequence ATGAGTCTGTCAAAAGAAAAAAACATGAAAAATAAGAAAAGAAAACGTATTAGAAAAGGCTCGCTTAATGATCAAACGAAAATAGGATATTTATTCATATTACCGATGCTGATCTACTTTGCGGTATTTCTATTACTCCCAATTGTTCTCTCCTTTGTTTTAAGTTTTACTGAGTGGAATATGAGATCAACGCCTATATTCGTAGGGCTTGATAACTATAAAAATTTACTATTTGACTCAGTCAAGTATCCAAACTTTTGGCCGTCTTTATGGGTGACTTTAAAGTATATTGTTTTTAGTTTACCTATCGGCATTCTGCTTGCATTAATTTTAGCATCTGCCTTAAATGCAAATGTAAAAGGCGAAGGCTTCTTTAAAACAGCTTATTATATTCCAAATGTAACATCTTTTGTTGCGGTAGCAGCATTGTGGGTGTTTTTATTAGATCCTTTAATTGGACTCGTCAATCAACTACTGGGAATTAGTCATAGTTGGTTAGGAAGTGTAACAACGGCATTACCAGCATTAGCTGTAATGGGGATATGGACTGGATTAGGTTACAATATTTTAATTCTTATTTCTTCGATGAAGGGAATTCCTGATAGTGTGTATGAAGCAGCGAAAATGGACGGTGCTAACCCGATTCAACGCTTTTTCTATATCACGTTGCCAATGATTCAGCCAACAATTTTCTTTTTAATCATTACAGGATTAATCGCAAGTTTCCAAGTTTTCGATCCGATGTTCTTAATGACAAAGGGAGGTCCCGATGGGTCCACACTCTCTTACATGCTAAGCTTGTACAATCATGCCTTCCGCTATTTTGAAATGGGTACAGCTTCAGCGATGTCATACATTTTATTAGTTATTATTTTAATCGTAACATGGATTAACTTTAAGTTTGTTCCAGAAAAGATGGATGAGTAG
- a CDS encoding ABC transporter substrate-binding protein, whose amino-acid sequence MIKLKKMIPFAAAAALTLGLAGCGTDNEKAEGGEDTIDFWVFEPGLKEHKDNLNALVDEYEEANDVTVKTTFVPKDDFNTKLNSAIAVGQNPDVSYLDQPLVPKFAGDGTLLELDEYADGENGIDRTKYFKGAFETNIVDGKLYGLPLNQSTVALFYNKDLVATPPTTWEEWIAMAEDVYKKDEIAAFEGIGTGGWAAWLFPAFVHSGGGSMVNADETQATFGEKEGIEAAELLEKLYEYSDLAVRDSQDAFGNGKLATKISGAWEIDAFQTNFPDLNFGVALIPAKEGVQSYSNIGGEDLVVYENTKNADAAWGLVKFLTSAENSIAIADITGNFPVQVEAAEDPKYAEDEYLSVFLQQMETAVARPRLTDWLKVNDEVIGNALEEITLSNKDAKETLEKAQDRADEILFGQ is encoded by the coding sequence ATGATTAAATTGAAAAAAATGATTCCGTTTGCAGCTGCAGCAGCTTTAACACTTGGGTTAGCTGGTTGTGGTACTGACAATGAAAAGGCTGAAGGTGGCGAAGATACAATTGATTTTTGGGTATTTGAGCCAGGTCTTAAAGAACATAAAGACAATCTTAATGCATTAGTTGATGAATACGAGGAAGCAAATGATGTGACAGTCAAAACAACATTTGTTCCAAAGGATGACTTTAATACAAAATTAAATAGTGCCATTGCAGTTGGACAAAACCCTGATGTATCTTACCTAGATCAACCATTAGTACCTAAATTTGCTGGAGATGGTACCCTACTTGAATTAGATGAGTATGCAGATGGTGAAAATGGAATTGATCGTACAAAGTACTTCAAAGGTGCGTTTGAAACAAACATTGTAGATGGAAAATTATATGGGTTACCATTAAATCAATCGACAGTAGCTCTTTTCTACAACAAAGATCTAGTTGCTACTCCTCCAACAACTTGGGAAGAATGGATAGCGATGGCGGAAGATGTTTATAAGAAAGATGAAATTGCTGCTTTTGAAGGAATTGGCACTGGTGGCTGGGCAGCTTGGTTGTTCCCTGCATTTGTCCATAGTGGAGGCGGAAGCATGGTGAATGCTGACGAAACTCAAGCTACGTTTGGTGAAAAAGAAGGTATAGAAGCAGCTGAACTATTAGAGAAATTATACGAGTACTCTGATTTAGCAGTTCGTGATAGCCAAGATGCATTTGGAAATGGAAAGCTAGCAACAAAAATTAGTGGTGCATGGGAAATTGATGCATTCCAAACGAACTTCCCAGATTTAAACTTTGGTGTAGCGTTAATTCCGGCTAAAGAAGGCGTTCAATCGTATTCTAATATTGGTGGAGAAGACCTAGTTGTTTACGAAAATACAAAAAATGCAGATGCAGCATGGGGATTAGTGAAATTTTTGACTTCAGCTGAAAATTCGATTGCAATAGCGGATATTACAGGAAACTTCCCAGTTCAAGTAGAGGCTGCAGAAGATCCAAAATATGCTGAGGATGAATATTTAAGTGTATTTTTACAACAAATGGAAACAGCGGTAGCACGCCCTCGCTTAACAGATTGGTTAAAAGTAAATGATGAAGTAATTGGGAATGCTCTAGAAGAAATCACTTTAAGTAATAAAGATGCGAAAGAAACGTTAGAAAAAGCACAAGACAGAGCAGATGAAATTTTATTTGGTCAGTAA
- a CDS encoding LacI family DNA-binding transcriptional regulator, with the protein MATMKEVAKAAGVSIITVSRVINTPEKVKKETREKVLKYMQELDFKTNQTAKALVSNRTKVIHVYIPNGLEAANPFVMNVIAGISEELSKSYYSLFLRRDRDIPLKSDGIIAMGLNKSDDEWLANINETPIVLFGHTDLPIDWLDVDNKQGAYKMTDYIIKQGHRKIGFIGIDENKRFATDRLQGYCEALHDHEMKVENKFIRFTANEEIYGYEKTLDLLTKEDVSALFCSSDVLALGALRAARTLRRKVPEELSIAGFDGFGLDLLAYPALTTMTQPVYEAGKQLAMMILDRIENPNHAVNQKMVKTSLTIRKSVRNLKADTEE; encoded by the coding sequence ATGGCTACAATGAAAGAGGTGGCGAAAGCCGCAGGTGTCTCGATTATCACGGTTTCTAGGGTAATTAATACTCCTGAAAAAGTGAAGAAAGAGACGAGGGAAAAGGTCTTAAAGTATATGCAAGAGCTTGATTTTAAAACGAATCAAACAGCGAAGGCATTAGTATCAAATCGAACAAAGGTTATTCATGTTTATATCCCAAACGGACTTGAAGCAGCTAACCCTTTTGTCATGAATGTCATTGCAGGGATAAGTGAGGAGCTAAGTAAGTCCTATTATTCCCTTTTCCTTAGAAGGGATAGAGATATCCCACTAAAAAGCGACGGAATTATTGCAATGGGACTTAATAAGTCAGATGATGAATGGCTAGCAAACATTAATGAAACCCCTATTGTGCTTTTTGGTCACACGGATCTTCCAATTGATTGGTTAGATGTTGATAACAAGCAAGGTGCTTATAAGATGACAGACTATATTATTAAACAAGGTCATCGTAAGATTGGTTTCATTGGAATTGATGAAAATAAACGATTTGCTACGGATCGATTGCAAGGTTATTGTGAAGCATTACATGACCATGAAATGAAAGTAGAGAATAAGTTTATTCGCTTTACAGCCAATGAAGAGATATATGGTTACGAGAAGACACTTGATTTACTTACGAAGGAAGATGTAAGCGCACTTTTTTGTTCAAGTGATGTGTTGGCATTGGGGGCTTTAAGAGCTGCAAGGACATTAAGACGGAAGGTTCCTGAAGAACTATCTATCGCTGGATTTGATGGATTTGGATTAGATTTATTAGCTTATCCTGCCTTAACGACCATGACGCAGCCTGTATATGAAGCAGGAAAACAGCTGGCCATGATGATTCTTGATAGGATTGAGAACCCTAACCATGCTGTAAATCAAAAAATGGTGAAGACCTCGCTTACAATTCGTAAATCTGTTCGTAATTTGAAAGCGGACACAGAAGAGTAA
- a CDS encoding carbohydrate ABC transporter permease, protein MKIKFDRIFLYVFLSIFVVILVGPFIWLASSSFKESKDIFSSTFSLLPRREDGSIYFSLDNYRYAYEYLNLGTLFFNTLFVAVIATVVNLFLNSLAGFAFARFNFRGRDFIFKMLIVSMMIPGTVLLVPNMIIINELGLYDTLWALILPFTMSVYNVFLMRQHFFSLSKELEEAAIIDGANWFTIFWKIALPLAKPILVILGIFTFMWNYNNYMWPLVVITTPENYTLSLGLGALISAADKNAELYPVMIAGSVLVALPLIILFLVLQKHIMKGINIGGVKG, encoded by the coding sequence ATGAAAATAAAGTTCGATCGAATCTTTTTATATGTTTTCTTGTCCATATTTGTAGTGATTCTTGTAGGACCATTCATTTGGTTAGCCTCCTCTTCATTTAAGGAAAGTAAAGATATTTTTTCTTCAACTTTTTCACTTTTACCAAGACGCGAGGATGGAAGTATTTATTTTAGTTTAGACAACTACAGATATGCTTACGAGTATTTAAATTTAGGAACGTTATTCTTTAACACTCTTTTCGTAGCCGTTATTGCTACTGTTGTCAATCTCTTTTTAAATTCGTTAGCTGGGTTTGCTTTTGCCCGCTTTAACTTTAGAGGACGAGACTTCATCTTTAAAATGCTGATTGTTTCAATGATGATTCCAGGAACTGTCTTACTAGTACCGAATATGATTATCATCAATGAATTAGGTTTATATGATACCTTATGGGCATTAATTTTACCGTTTACGATGAGTGTTTATAATGTATTTTTAATGCGCCAGCACTTCTTTAGTTTATCGAAAGAATTGGAAGAGGCAGCGATTATTGATGGAGCAAACTGGTTTACGATATTCTGGAAAATTGCGTTACCACTTGCAAAACCAATCCTTGTGATTTTAGGTATATTTACTTTTATGTGGAATTACAACAACTACATGTGGCCACTTGTCGTGATTACAACACCTGAAAACTATACACTTTCCCTTGGGCTAGGAGCGCTTATCAGTGCAGCAGATAAAAATGCGGAATTATATCCTGTCATGATTGCTGGGTCAGTATTAGTAGCACTACCTCTTATTATTCTTTTCTTAGTTCTACAGAAACATATTATGAAGGGAATTAATATCGGAGGAGTCAAAGGGTAA
- the trxA gene encoding thioredoxin produces the protein MAISHVTDQTFSTETNEGLVLVDFWAPWCGPCKMIAPVLEELDAEMSDSVKITKIDVDDNPETAGKFGVMSIPTLLLFKDGEVVDKVVGFQPKEALAELVKKHA, from the coding sequence ATGGCAATTTCACATGTAACAGACCAAACTTTTTCAACAGAAACTAACGAAGGTCTAGTATTAGTAGACTTTTGGGCACCTTGGTGTGGACCTTGTAAAATGATCGCACCTGTATTAGAAGAGCTAGATGCCGAAATGAGTGACAGCGTTAAAATCACTAAAATTGATGTGGATGATAACCCTGAGACAGCTGGAAAATTTGGCGTAATGAGCATCCCAACGCTACTTCTTTTCAAAGATGGAGAAGTAGTAGATAAAGTAGTCGGGTTCCAACCAAAAGAAGCATTAGCAGAGCTTGTTAAAAAGCATGCTTAA
- a CDS encoding glycoside hydrolase family 30 protein, with amino-acid sequence MKKTYIFAIFFIFLVGIGLFFGKDLLIKKNAGPAEAWLTSGDQSTLLEKQDDLVWGEELSSEESITKIEVDDRKKFREFYGYGAGLSHSSAYNIFNSPSRNEILESLFSIENGIGLSVVRVPMGSSDFVGPVNGEIRHYTYDDLEDSYETDEDLKFFSIDPDREFIIPILKQIKEINPRVKIVSVPWSAPAWMKTTHSLYGGAFVTDFNEVYANYFVKYVQAYADEGLTIDYVSVQNESHFMHGDYPTMYMEHFEQADFVGNYLGPAFEENKINTKIMGWDHNFTDNNTRAEEDIAKYGTILLEDKQAQNYLSGIAFHGYEADGIKDFGKAFDKISEQFPNAELYMTEISGGGWATDFSDNLLWNMENIIIGTPLHNAQMVLLWNLALDEQSGPHLGGCSNCRGVYTVDNDENVVRKEVEYYALGQLSKFVHPTNEGNPIRINVKHDNPSLDVVAFLNPDQSIVVAVSNRNETNNERIRIEWSGNKGEYEIPAASVMTFKWSF; translated from the coding sequence TTGAAGAAAACGTATATATTCGCCATTTTTTTTATTTTTTTAGTAGGAATAGGATTATTTTTTGGGAAAGATTTATTGATAAAGAAAAATGCTGGTCCAGCAGAGGCTTGGCTAACTTCAGGAGACCAAAGTACATTATTAGAGAAGCAAGATGATTTAGTATGGGGTGAAGAGCTTTCTTCTGAAGAGAGTATCACAAAAATAGAGGTTGACGATAGAAAGAAATTCCGTGAGTTTTACGGGTACGGTGCTGGATTATCTCATAGCTCCGCATATAACATTTTCAATTCTCCTTCACGCAATGAAATTTTGGAGAGTCTTTTTTCTATTGAAAATGGAATTGGATTGTCTGTCGTTCGTGTTCCGATGGGTTCGAGTGATTTTGTCGGTCCAGTAAATGGTGAGATTAGACATTATACCTATGATGATTTAGAGGATTCTTATGAGACAGATGAAGATTTGAAATTTTTTTCTATTGACCCTGATCGAGAGTTTATCATTCCAATTTTAAAACAGATAAAAGAGATAAATCCGAGGGTGAAAATAGTGTCCGTACCTTGGAGTGCGCCTGCATGGATGAAAACAACTCATTCGTTATATGGAGGAGCTTTCGTAACAGATTTTAATGAAGTATACGCGAATTATTTTGTAAAGTACGTTCAAGCATATGCTGATGAAGGGTTAACGATTGATTATGTTTCTGTACAAAATGAATCGCATTTTATGCATGGAGATTATCCTACGATGTATATGGAGCATTTTGAACAGGCTGATTTTGTAGGAAACTATTTAGGTCCAGCGTTTGAAGAAAATAAGATAAATACTAAGATTATGGGATGGGACCATAACTTTACTGACAATAATACTCGTGCAGAAGAAGATATAGCCAAATACGGGACAATTCTTCTAGAAGATAAACAAGCACAAAATTATTTATCAGGAATCGCGTTTCATGGATACGAAGCAGATGGTATTAAAGACTTTGGAAAAGCGTTTGATAAAATAAGCGAGCAATTTCCAAATGCAGAACTGTATATGACAGAAATATCAGGTGGTGGTTGGGCTACTGACTTTAGTGATAATTTACTTTGGAATATGGAAAACATTATTATTGGTACTCCTCTGCACAATGCACAAATGGTACTGCTATGGAACCTAGCTTTGGATGAGCAATCAGGGCCTCATTTAGGGGGATGTTCGAACTGTCGTGGTGTATATACGGTTGATAATGATGAAAACGTAGTAAGAAAAGAGGTTGAATATTATGCACTAGGACAACTAAGTAAATTTGTTCATCCAACGAATGAAGGAAATCCAATACGGATAAATGTAAAACATGATAATCCTTCACTTGATGTCGTTGCTTTTTTGAACCCTGACCAATCCATTGTTGTTGCGGTATCTAATAGAAATGAGACGAACAATGAAAGGATCCGTATTGAATGGAGCGGAAATAAAGGGGAATATGAAATTCCTGCAGCAAGTGTAATGACGTTTAAATGGTCATTCTAA
- a CDS encoding glycoside hydrolase family 2 TIM barrel-domain containing protein: MHLDTTLLFKEVNNENVPFQNGNVLPSFDPQKRLSVSLGGNWKKKRFQADHEQTMEERTKNWIEKVEKEGQGITGLHYDDEQLITHSIPLPENKMTGEASTNGVETYEDGVWYRRKFKVPSDWTSKQIALKAYAISYIADIWVNGQYVGVHEGGYTPFSFNITNFVQLGEENVIVIRVDNPPWGSRNDIIPATVGTDFFNYTGIIHDLFIEATPAIQISRCDIVPVDTTGQVRLKLVVENRSELPEKVMVKVNLYEGDQESPQFLQSPYAEDIIGEKRTYSGRGEQEVQVDANDLSIWTTTIQIDDPKLWEVRNPNLYVCGVELVQGEDTVDRFFSQFGIRTVATEGTKITLNNEPIFLVGLARHEEWPNFGRTATFDRIVTDLLQMRDLSINFVRTSHYPNHIYTYIILDRLGLTAKCEIPLWQFEREHYEAEETRLHAQQMWREMILSNFNRPSIILWSTQNESVEVALRKRHNERLVNDLRGKYNDGRLITQSAAADQPGYWDESMEPLDVAGWTMYFGVFHGSTPYEGTKQFLENAHKAWPNKPILNTEYGYWSREDGGEEEKQVYIYSETQRALLEKATVSPDGQVNEEGYLAGINYWSVYDWYINHNEFYQTMGLFQMDRKTTKPVFELLKRDYRKLTNLT, translated from the coding sequence ATGCATCTAGATACCACATTATTGTTTAAAGAAGTAAACAATGAAAATGTACCATTTCAAAATGGAAACGTGTTGCCTTCATTTGACCCACAAAAGAGACTATCCGTTTCCTTGGGAGGCAACTGGAAAAAGAAAAGATTTCAAGCTGACCATGAGCAAACGATGGAAGAGCGGACAAAAAACTGGATTGAAAAGGTAGAAAAAGAAGGGCAAGGAATAACTGGCCTTCACTACGATGATGAGCAGTTAATCACTCATTCTATTCCGTTGCCAGAAAACAAGATGACAGGTGAAGCAAGTACAAACGGAGTTGAAACATATGAGGATGGTGTATGGTACCGACGGAAATTCAAGGTTCCATCTGATTGGACTAGTAAGCAAATTGCGTTAAAAGCATATGCCATCAGTTATATTGCAGATATTTGGGTTAATGGACAATATGTTGGAGTTCATGAAGGAGGATATACACCATTTTCCTTCAACATTACGAATTTTGTACAGCTTGGTGAAGAAAATGTCATTGTTATCCGAGTAGACAATCCACCTTGGGGCAGCCGAAATGATATTATTCCAGCAACAGTAGGAACGGATTTCTTTAATTACACAGGGATCATTCATGATTTATTTATTGAAGCAACACCTGCTATTCAAATTAGTCGATGTGACATTGTACCTGTTGATACAACTGGTCAAGTAAGGTTGAAATTAGTGGTTGAAAACCGCAGTGAATTGCCTGAAAAGGTAATGGTTAAAGTGAATTTATATGAGGGGGATCAGGAATCCCCTCAGTTTCTTCAGTCACCTTATGCAGAAGATATAATTGGGGAGAAAAGGACTTATTCCGGACGGGGTGAGCAAGAGGTCCAGGTCGATGCAAATGATCTATCGATATGGACAACAACGATTCAAATTGATGACCCAAAGCTGTGGGAGGTTAGGAACCCAAACTTGTATGTTTGTGGAGTAGAGCTTGTGCAGGGAGAGGACACAGTTGATCGATTTTTTTCTCAGTTTGGTATTCGAACAGTGGCAACTGAAGGAACGAAAATCACGTTAAATAATGAACCCATTTTTCTTGTAGGTTTAGCCAGACATGAAGAATGGCCGAATTTTGGAAGAACGGCGACTTTTGACCGTATCGTAACAGATTTATTACAGATGAGGGATTTATCCATTAATTTTGTGAGAACATCCCATTATCCAAACCATATATATACGTATATTATTCTTGATCGATTAGGACTTACTGCGAAATGTGAAATTCCATTATGGCAATTTGAGCGCGAGCATTATGAAGCGGAAGAAACCCGTTTACATGCACAGCAAATGTGGCGAGAAATGATTCTTTCAAACTTTAATCGACCTTCTATTATCTTATGGAGTACACAAAATGAATCGGTTGAGGTTGCATTACGTAAAAGACATAATGAGCGATTAGTCAATGATTTACGTGGAAAATATAATGATGGTAGGCTCATTACTCAAAGTGCTGCGGCAGATCAACCAGGTTATTGGGATGAATCGATGGAGCCACTCGATGTTGCAGGCTGGACAATGTATTTCGGTGTGTTTCACGGAAGTACCCCATATGAAGGAACAAAACAGTTTCTCGAAAATGCTCATAAAGCTTGGCCAAATAAGCCTATCTTAAATACAGAATATGGTTACTGGTCTAGAGAAGATGGTGGCGAAGAAGAAAAGCAAGTTTATATTTATTCAGAGACCCAAAGAGCTTTGCTAGAAAAAGCAACGGTATCACCAGACGGTCAAGTGAATGAAGAAGGGTATTTGGCTGGGATAAACTATTGGTCTGTCTATGACTGGTATATTAATCATAATGAATTTTATCAAACAATGGGTTTATTTCAAATGGACCGTAAAACAACAAAGCCAGTATTCGAACTGTTAAAAAGAGATTATCGAAAGCTGACGAATTTGACATAA